A stretch of DNA from Verrucomicrobiia bacterium:
AATACCGGCCGGCTGTTGTCGCGAACGTGGCCGGGATCGCGCAGCGCCTGCGGATGAGCAGCGCCATTCCTTTTTCGTCCTCGTTTCCCGTGCAAGTGCTGGATCTTTCCAAAGCGCCCAAACCGCGGCCCCTTAAGCGCGGTTTTGACCGGCTCTTTCCCTTGCATGCGTCGGCACGGACGCGCAAGCTGACCGCCGCGGCGCTTCTCGAGATCCTGCGCCGCCACGGCTTGAACCAGGAACATCTGGGATCCGACGCCAAGGGATTTTATGTGACCGTAGAAAAATCGATCGGCGGCCATGTCCGCCAGCTTTCCGCCGTTCAAGCCGACATCGAGCGCGAGTATCCCGGCGCTTACCGCTTCGACACGATCCCGGTTTTGGACCGAGGCGATTACCAGCTCCAGATCCTGCGCGGCTCCAAAAAGAAATCCGAGCTTCGTGTGCAGCCGGGCACCTTCAAGCTCTTTCACGAAAACAAATCTGCCGGAGTATCTTACAAGATCCTCGCCGAGTGGCAAAAAGACCACGACGACCCGAACTCAATGTTTTATATTCTGGAAAAATCGGGAACCCACAAGAGGTTTGTTCTCAAGGCCTTCCCGGAATCCAGGGAATGGAAGCTGGGGGGGCGGTTCTCGGGAGCGAATCTCGTGAGTTACGAGAAGGTGACCGACGAGAGCGGGCATCGCATGCTGCTGAGCCCGCTGGTACCGCGTTCGAAGCTCGCAGAAAGTCCGGGCCTTGCGGCAAAACCGCATGAGGCCTACCTCCCGCAGGAAGTGGACGATTTTATTGTGACGATCGATGAAAAGTGGGGGCGCTCCGATCCGCGTTACATCGATGCCTGGATACGCTTGCTCGCCGATTCCCTGGCCGCGCAGCGCCAATTAACGGACGCCGGTTTCTATTTTGACGACAGCTTTTTTCCCAATCTCTGGGTGACGGACGGCGCGCGGGGCCATGTCCGGGCCATGCTCGGAGATGCGGACGGCGTCGCAAGCCTGTCGGCCGTACCCCGCAAAATCCTCGCGGATGACTACGTATTTTCCATCATGATCGAAGAATGGGCCGGTTTTTTCCTGGCGCACGCGGGGACCGACGCGCGCTTTGCGCCGTTCAAAGAGCTGCTCGAACAGGTTGATTTCAGCGCCGTGAAAACCGGGGCGCAGCTCAAACGCAGGCTTACCGCTTTCGAGACGGAGGTCCGCCGCGCCGCCGGCTTTGCGCTTAAAATTAAAAACCGGGTGGAGCTGCGAGGTGTGGATGGAGAAGCGAACGGACAGGTAGAAATGGGCACGGTCTGGCGCGTGTACCACCGGCAGCTCCTGATCACCCGGCTTCGCAAGGAAATGGCCGCGGGCCGCCTGCGGGAACTTACGGTGAACGGCGAATCGATTCTTCGAAATGGCGAGGGGGTCCGGCCGGGGCTCGACCGCGCTTTTGTAGCCTCCTACGTGGTCCGGCAAATGCCCATGGATCATTTTCCGTTCGAGTACGAATGGCGGAACGAAGGGGCTTCGCTCGCGATCCGGCGCAAACCCGCGGCGGCGTGGCATTTTTCCGGCGAGGAACCGCCTTCGCGGACGGAATTGCGTTCCCTGGAAGACGTGAATCCCTGGAATGACGCAAAAGAATGGGATTACATTCCGGGAGAATCCGGATGGGACGCCCGAAAGCGCCGCGACGCTTACCTCGCCAAAAAAGAACCCCTCGTGCGCCGGCATCTCGAAGTGCTGAACGGCGTGGAAGGAGCGGAAAAGCAAATCGAAAAATGGCTTCAGGTCCACGGCAGCACCCGGGAATGGGGATTTTTCCTGGCGCGGCGCAAGGATACGGGCGCGCTGCGCGTCATCATGGACCTCATGGGCACCGGAACGGGCGCCGGCGCGGGGCCGTACGGTCTGGGCGAATATTTCCCCAATCAGGTGCTTTCCTATTATATGGCGCTGCGCCTGCTCGAAACCGGCACCCAGGGCGAGGCGCTGGAAGAAATCGTGGCCGAAGGGCACACGCATATTTTCAGCCCGGGCGGCATCCCGTTTTCTCCCGGGGATTACGGCCAGAACCGCTACACGTCTTCCAGTCTGGTTTACATGACGGGCGCGCCGCGTCCTTTCTTTGAATTGGCGCCTGTCGAGATTCACGACACGGCATTGATCGCCCGGCTCGAACGCGAGGGCTGGCAGGAAAACCGGATGTGGTACGGCGGCGGCACCTCGCACTACCACGTTCCGAGCGGTGACTATCTCCGTCATTTCATGAGGAACTTCGAGGCAGCGCATTTCGCGGTCAAGAGTGAATTGAGAAAAGTGGAAGCTCCGCGGAAAGCCGGGCGGCCGGGCTTCGAGGACAAGCGCATCTTCGTGGACTACAACGACATGGCCGCGCATTTTTCGGACGCGCAGATCAAAGAAATCCTTTTCACGGCCGGGGAGAAGCACCGCAGCTTCCTCATCGTGGTCTACGGCGTGGACGTCACGCAGACGCTCGGAAACTTTCTCGCGGGGCTCAAGCTGCCTTCGCTGCGGGCCACGGCGGCCGATCTTCCGGCCGCGGCGCGCGAATTCACGCGCGGCTTCGCGGGCGAACGGCTTCATTTATCCAGCGCCGCCGGCGAAATTTCACCGCAGGCCCTGGCCGCGGCCCTGGACGAAAACGGCAAAAACCGCGCGAACCTCTACGCGCTGGCTTACCGGGACGGCGAAGGCGGCACGCTGGGAGTCGCGCTCAAAGATCTGGACCGCCGCCTTCTCGCGGAATACACCGAAGCCGGGCTGCTGAAGAAACAACTTCCCGACTACATGGGGTTCGACGAAAAAGGCCGCATCATCGTGACCGACCTCCGCGCCGCGGGGGCCGAGGCGTGGCAGTCCGCGTACGAATCCGCCATCGCGTTCTCGCGCGCCGCGTAACGTTCATCTCATCTCTGCTCGCAAACGCTTCCATGCACGCCATGGGCCGTTTGCATTCATGCCCTTGGGGACAGGTCTAAAGACCCGTCCCCGTCCACGCTCGTAATCCTTTTTGGAAAAAGCCTGTCGGGGAAAAGCTGAAAACCCCGACAAACGCCCAAGTCGGCGGTTTTCCCTACAACGCGCTGTGATAAAATTTGCCCGAAAAGGAAAAATTTCATGAGCGAATGGCAAGAAAGACTGCGGCATATTCCTGAATTTTTTTCCACGGGGCAGGGGGCTTTGAGCGATCCGGCGCAGGCCTGGTTCTACGCGGGCGCGCACGGCTTGCTGTTCCTGGCGTTTGTCCTGACCGCCTTCGTGCTCGCGCGTTTTCTTACGGCGCGGCGCGATTTCGAGCCCCGGTCCGTCCTGGTCCTGGCCTGCGCGGGCCTCGCGTCCGCCGGCGCGGCGAGCGCGGCCGCGGGTTTTTTCGCCTGGAAGGGCGCTTACGGTTATGAAGCCTTGCTGACTTTGGCCGCGGGCGCGCTTTTCCTTGCGCTCACGTCCGCGCTTTGGCGCCTTTTCCCCAAGGCCGCGGCGCTTCCCAGCCCCTCGCAAATGGACCTGGCTCTCCGGAAACTCGAGGAAAAAGTCGCCGAATCCCGCAAAGTCGAAGAGGAATTGCGCAAAGGCCGCGAAGGCCTGGAAGCCGTGGTCCTGGAAAGGACGCACGCGCTGCAGGAGGCCAACCGCGTGCTCGAGCGGCAGAATCTTGAACGCGAAAAAATCGCCCGGGCGCTCCGTGAAAGCGAGCGCCATTTCCGCGCTCTCATCGAGAACGCGCTGGATATCATCGCGGTGGTGGACCCGCAGGGACGCATCCTCTACGAGAGCATTTCCATGGACCGTATCCTGGGATACCCGCCGGGCACGCTGCTGCGTCAGAACGTTTACGATTTCATTCCCACCGACGACCGTGAAACGGTGCGGACCGCGCTGTCGCAGGATTCGGCGGAAGCGCGCGGCGAGCGGTTTTTCGAATTCCGGTTCCGGCATGCGAACGGCGCCTGGATATCGCTCGAAGCGACAGCCCGCAACCTCGCACGCGACCCTGGAATCCGGGGCATTATCCTGAACGCGCGCGACATCTCGGAACGGAAAAAATCCGAGAGCGAAATCCGTTTTCTTCCGGTCATGATGCAGGCGATCGGCGAAAGCCGCGACTTTTTCACGGCGCTGGATACCGCGCTGCGGAAAATCTGCGAGCTGGCGCGCTGGCCTTACGGTGAGGTGTGGATTCCGCGGCACGACAACAAGGTCCTGGAATTCGTCTCGGGCTGGTGCGAGACCGAGGCCTTGAAGCAGTTCCAGGAAGAAAGCCGCGAACTGAAATTCATTCCCGGCATGGATTTGCCGGGCCGGGCCTGGACGGCGAAAGCGCCGTGCTGGATTCCGGATCTTGCGGACCCGTCCAACGCGGGATTTGCCCGGCTGCCCATGGCGCGTGACAAAGGCCTGAACGCGGGACTTGCGGTCCCGATCCTGGCCGGCGGCGACGTGCTGGCGGTTCTCTCGTTCTTTCTGGACAAGCCGCGCAAGGACGAAGAGCGGCTGGCCGACCTTGTTTCCACGGTCGCGTCGCAGCTCGGCGCTGTCCTCGAGCGAAAAAAAGCGCAGGAGGCCCTGGCCTCGGCGTACGAGGAACTGGACAAGCGCATCCAGGAAAGGACCGAGGAACTGGGCCTCTCGAACCAGGCGCTTCAGAAGGAGATCAACGAACGCAAGCAGGTCGAGGAGGCGCTCCGCAAATCCGAGCAGAGTTACGAGGAGCTCGTCCATTCCGTGGGCGGCATCCTCTGGGAATACGACCTGGACGAAGGCCGTTATACGTTTGTCAGCCAGCAGTCGGAAGCGATCCTGGGGTACCCGGCGCAGGCCTGGTTCACGGAAGCGTCTTTCTGGCAGGACCACGTTCACGGCGACGACCGCGACCGCGCGCTGAATTTCCGGCGCGAAACCGCGGAGGAAAAAAATTCGGGCCACTTCGAATACCGCATGATCACGGCCGAAGGCAAGACCGTCTGGCTGCGCGACATGGTGCACCCGGTGGTGGCGGGAGACAGGACCGTGAAGCTGCGCGGCATGATCGTGGACATCACCGAGCGGAAAAAGGCGGAAGTGGCCTGGCAGGAAGAGCGCAACTTCGTTTCCGCGGTGCTCGACACGGCCAGCGCGGTCGTGATGATCCTGGATTCGACGGGGAACATCCTGCGCATGAACCGCGCCTGCGAAAGGATCAGCGGCGTCACGGAAAAAGACGTGGCCGGCCAGTGCTTCTGGGACATGTTCCTCGTGCCGGGCGAAGTGGAGAACGTCAGAAACATTTTCAAGCGGCTCCTGGCCGGGCAGTTCCCGGCCAACTACGAAAGTTCCTGGGTCGCCAAAGACGGCACGCGCCGCGCCATTGCCTGGTCGAACACGGTGCTGACGCGGCGGGAAAAGGACATGCAGCACGTGATCGCGACCGGCGTCGACATCACGCCGCGGAAAGAAGCCGAGGAAAAGCTGCAGGAGGCGATCGGCGACCTGGCGCGCACCAACCGCGACCTGGACAAATATTCCGCGGAGCTGGTCGAGGCCAACCGGCGCCTGAAAAAACTGGACGAGCTCAAGTCGCATTTCATTTCCGCGGCGTCGCATGAGCTCAAGACGCCGCTCACGTCGCTGAAAGGCTACGTCGAGATGGTTCTGAATGGGGAGGCCGGGCCCATCAACGACGAACAGAAGGAATACCTGACGTACGTGAAGGAATCGACCGACCGGCTGTACCGGCTGCTGCGCGACCTGCTCGACATCTCCAAGATCGAGTCGGGCCAGGTCAAGATGCACCGGGACCCCACGGACCTGCGCTCGCTGATCAAAGACGAGATCTCGCTTTTCAAGGGGCAGGCGCGCGATAAAGAAACGGGGCTGTCCATGGAGGTGGACCCGCTGCTCAACAATGTGGTCTGCGACGCGGACAAAATCCGGGAAGTGCTCGACAACCTTCTCAGCAATGCCATCAAATACACGCCCGCCCGCGGCCAGGTGAAAATCACGGCCCGGAACGCCGACGGCGGCGGCGTGCTGATCGAGGTCCGGGACAACGGTATCGGCATCAAGAAAGAGGACCAGCTGCGGATCTTCGATCCGTTCCAGCGCATCCCGAAGCCGGCCATGGAAACGGACGAGGAAAGCACGGGGCTGGGACTCACGCTCGTGAAAAGGATCGTGGAAGCGCATGGCGGCGAAATCCGCGTGCAAAGCGAGGAAGGCAAGGGGACGCTGTTTACCGTCCTCCTTCCGCATGATTTCAAACAGGAAGACCTCAACGAACTGGTGGAGCACAGGCTATGAACAAAACCATGCTGATTGTGGACGACGATACGAAAATCGCAAGCCTGCTCGTGACGCGGCTGCGCAAGCAGGGCCATACGGCGGCCAGTGTGAACAACGGCACCGCGGCCGTGACCTGGGCGGAAGAGAACAAGCCCGCGCTTGTGCTTCTGGATGTGCGGCTTCCGGACATGAACGGCCTGGAAGTTCTCAAGAAGATACTTGCCGCGCATCCGCAGACTTACGTCATCATGATCAGCGCGCACGCGGATGTGCAGATGGCGGTCGAGTGCATCAAGCTCGGCGCTTATGATTTTGTCGAAAAGCCGTTCGAGTTCCTGGCCTTCGACGCCAAGGTCAAGCAGGTGTTCCGGCAGCTCGAGCTCGAGGAGGAAGTGGCCTCGCTGAAAAAAGAGCTGGGCGCGGCATACAAAGAAAAGAGCCTGGTGGGAAAAAGCGAAGGGATGAAAAAGGTGTTTCAGGCCATCGATCTCGCCGCGAAAAGCGAGATCAGCGTGCTGATCGAAGGCGAGAGCGGCACGGGCAAGGAGCTGGTCGCGCGCGCCATCCACTTCAACGGGCTTCAGAAGAATGGGCCTTTTGTCGCGATCAACTGCGGGGCCATCCCGGAAAACCTGCTGGAAAGCGAGTTCTTCGGCCATGAAAAAGGATCGTTCACGGGCGCGGCCATGCGAAAGATCGGAAAATTCGAGCAGGCGCAGGGCGGCACGCTTTTCCTGGACGAGATCGGGGAATTGCCCCCCGCGCTGCAGGTGAAGCTGCTTCGTGTTCTGCAGGAAAGGGAGATCGAGCGCGTGGGCGGCACGCAGCCGATCCCGATCCACACTCGATTCATGACCGCGACCAACCAGGACCTGAAAAAAATGGTCGCGGAAGGGAAATTCCGCGAAGACCTTTTTTACCGCATCAACGTGTTTCCGATTTCGATCCCGCCGCTGCGGGAGCGGAAAGAGGACATTCCGGAACTTTTCACGCATTTCGTGCAGCAGCGCCGCGCGGGCAAGCCGCTGCTGGAGGTGGAAGAAGGAGCTTTCGCCCGCCTGGCCGATCATTCCTGGCCGGGCAACATCCGGGAGCTGGAGAATTTCGTGGAGCGCCTGCTGCTGGTGCAGGGCGAGCATCCTCACGTGGTGACCGAAGAAGACATCGAGAATCTCGGGCGCGGCCGGGCCGAAGCGCGGGTCGAGAAAACGCTGCCCTCGCTTCCTTCGGACCGCGTGAAGACGCTGGGCGAAACCGAGAAGTCGATCCTGGAGCGCGCGCTCCAGGAAACCGGGGGCAACGTCACGAAGGCTTCGCAGCGCGTCCAGATGAGCCGCGACACGTTTTACCGGAAGATGAAGAAGTACGCGATCGTGAAGTAACGGACCGCTACAAGGCCTCGATGCTCACGCGCATCAGCCCTCTCTTGGGATTTCCGATGTCGTCGAAGGCGGCGCGGGTCATGTCGATGACGCGCTTGAGCCTCTTGGAAGGCCCTCGGTCGTTCACGCGGCAGACGACGGATTTTCCGTTTTCGAGATTGGTGATGCGCACCCGCGTGTTCATGGCGTAATGCCAGGACGCGCAGGTCCTTTTTGTGTCGTCAAAGCGCTCGCCGTTGGCGGTGAAGCCCCGGACGCCTCGGTCATTACGGCTGTACCATGACGCCATGCCGCGCCGGGGCTTCTTTTTGGTTTTTTTCTGCGGCGCCGGCTTGAAAGCTTTTTCGGCCTCGTTGGCAACGAACGGGCGCACGGGCCGCGGCGCGGGAAAAAGTTTCGCCCCGTAGGCCAGCGGCAGCGGCATTCCCTGCGCCTGCGCCAGGTGCAGAGGCACGCCGATGAGCAGCGCGGGGAGCAGCATCAACCAGGGTTTCTGTTTCATGGTTCACCTCGCCCGCTGTTTTGGCAGGATGCATGCCATGCCGGTTCTCCCTGTCGGGGTCCGGAATTCCTGTCATCCGGAGGAGGGGAAGCCTGTCTGAAAACTGCCTGACGATCGTCCGATTTGTCAGACGTTTTTCCCCTCGGCCGCCAAGGGCGTTCCGGAGGCGGAGATGGCACAAGATTTGAAACTGTGAAGGCGTAAGGGAACGAAAGGACTCGGACATGAAAAACCGTATTTTAGTCGTGGACGATGACGCATTGACACTGAAGCTCGTGCGCGTGCGCCTGGAGAAAATGGGATATGAAATCATCACGGCGAAGAACGAGCGGGAATTCTGGCAGCATGCCTTCGATCCTGCGATCACCCTGATCATCCTGGACGTCTGCGTCAAAAACAGAATGGGAACCGACATCCACCGCAGCCTGCTGGATTTCGGCATGGACAAGAACATCCCCGTCATTTTCGTGACCGGGCTTCCGAAAGAGGAGCTGCCGAGCGAATGGCGGGAAGAGGACAAGCAGCCCCTGTATTTCCAAAAACCCATCGACTTCGACAAACTCAAGCAAACGATCGAGCACCTGCAGTATCTTCGGGAACTGCAGGATGCCACCGGAGGACCTCATGCAGCCTAAGAAGATCCTGGTGGTCGACGACGAATGGTCGGTCCTGGAGCTCTTGCGGATCAAGCTCTCCAAGCGCGGCTTCCAGGTCGACACCGCCCGGAACGAAAAGGAATTCCGCGACCATGCCTTTCGCGGCAAGCCCGACCTGCTCATCCTCGACATCTGGCTGGGGAATGACGGCGGCGGCACCGAGGCGTACGACAGGGCCGTGCGGGACGGCTTCGACGCCACGGTTCCCGTGATCTTCATCAGCGCCCTCGTCGACGAAGGCTCTTCGCCGAAGCGGGCGGCCGGAGGCCGGTTCGCACTGTATGGCAAACCGTTCGATTTCGACCTTCTTCTCGAAGACATCCATCACTTGACGGGCCTCGGCCCGCCCCGGGAAGGCGCGGTGCAGACCGGCGCCGCCGCGGGCCACCATTTTGATAAAGGCGACGACATCCACAAGGAGGCGGTATGAAAACATGGCATGGGCTGCTGTTCGCAACCGGCATTTTGATCCTGGCCGCGCCGCCGGCGCGCGCCGAAGTCGTTCAGGGCGAGATCGTGAACATCGATATCAAGAAACAGACGTTCGACCTCGCGCGGAGCGACCCGCAGACGCAGGCCGCCGAACCCGAGGCCGCGAAGATATTCACCAAGCCGGAAACGCGCTTCGAAGGCCTCGGAGGCCTCGAAGACCTTCGGCTCGGCGACGAAGTGTGGGCGGATGTCGTGTCCGATAAGGACGGCGTGCTGCGCGCCGACATCGTGCGCATCGACAAAGTCAACATCCGGGAAGGCGGCATCAACCCGCAGGAAACCGCCGAAGCCAAAGAAGGCCGCGGCAACGAAAACGCGGTTCATGATCCGGATGCCTAACCCGTTGCATGGACGGGGACAGGTCTGTGCGAATACTGAAGCGACGAGCTTCAGAGAGCCTGCCGAAATCATCGGATTTCGGCGTAGACCTGTCCCCAAAGCGACGAATGCAGGACTCCTTGAAAATGCAAGTCGGCCTTTGCAGCTAAAACGGAGACATTGAAATGAAATCAAAAACCCAAAAATTATTTCTTGGAACTTTTCTCTTATGCGTGGCCGCGGGCGCCGGTTTCGCGGCGGTGCACGGGGACGATCCCGCTTCGCAGGAGACGGCGCGCAAGGAAAATCAGGACCCCGCGCTTCAAAGCGAGCCGCGGGAAAACGCGCTGACGCCGATGGACCAGTCCAACGCGCCCGCGGATCTCGCGCTCACGCAGCAGATCCGGCAGGCTCTGATGGCCGACGCTTCGCTTTCGATGCAGGCCAAGAACGTGAAGGTCATCACGATCGGCGGCAAGGTCACGCTGCGCGGCCCGGTGAAAGACCCGCTCGAAAAAACACACGTGGAAAGCCTGGCCAGCGGAGTCGCCGGCCATGAAAGAATCGACAGCCAGTTGGAAGTCGCTTAAAAAGAACTGAAAAAAGGAGAACCCCATGTCTCAGAACGCCGTTTTTTGCATTGCTGACAGCGAAACGCAGGCCCGCCTCATCGTCG
This window harbors:
- a CDS encoding PAS domain S-box protein; its protein translation is MSEWQERLRHIPEFFSTGQGALSDPAQAWFYAGAHGLLFLAFVLTAFVLARFLTARRDFEPRSVLVLACAGLASAGAASAAAGFFAWKGAYGYEALLTLAAGALFLALTSALWRLFPKAAALPSPSQMDLALRKLEEKVAESRKVEEELRKGREGLEAVVLERTHALQEANRVLERQNLEREKIARALRESERHFRALIENALDIIAVVDPQGRILYESISMDRILGYPPGTLLRQNVYDFIPTDDRETVRTALSQDSAEARGERFFEFRFRHANGAWISLEATARNLARDPGIRGIILNARDISERKKSESEIRFLPVMMQAIGESRDFFTALDTALRKICELARWPYGEVWIPRHDNKVLEFVSGWCETEALKQFQEESRELKFIPGMDLPGRAWTAKAPCWIPDLADPSNAGFARLPMARDKGLNAGLAVPILAGGDVLAVLSFFLDKPRKDEERLADLVSTVASQLGAVLERKKAQEALASAYEELDKRIQERTEELGLSNQALQKEINERKQVEEALRKSEQSYEELVHSVGGILWEYDLDEGRYTFVSQQSEAILGYPAQAWFTEASFWQDHVHGDDRDRALNFRRETAEEKNSGHFEYRMITAEGKTVWLRDMVHPVVAGDRTVKLRGMIVDITERKKAEVAWQEERNFVSAVLDTASAVVMILDSTGNILRMNRACERISGVTEKDVAGQCFWDMFLVPGEVENVRNIFKRLLAGQFPANYESSWVAKDGTRRAIAWSNTVLTRREKDMQHVIATGVDITPRKEAEEKLQEAIGDLARTNRDLDKYSAELVEANRRLKKLDELKSHFISAASHELKTPLTSLKGYVEMVLNGEAGPINDEQKEYLTYVKESTDRLYRLLRDLLDISKIESGQVKMHRDPTDLRSLIKDEISLFKGQARDKETGLSMEVDPLLNNVVCDADKIREVLDNLLSNAIKYTPARGQVKITARNADGGGVLIEVRDNGIGIKKEDQLRIFDPFQRIPKPAMETDEESTGLGLTLVKRIVEAHGGEIRVQSEEGKGTLFTVLLPHDFKQEDLNELVEHRL
- a CDS encoding response regulator, yielding MQPKKILVVDDEWSVLELLRIKLSKRGFQVDTARNEKEFRDHAFRGKPDLLILDIWLGNDGGGTEAYDRAVRDGFDATVPVIFISALVDEGSSPKRAAGGRFALYGKPFDFDLLLEDIHHLTGLGPPREGAVQTGAAAGHHFDKGDDIHKEAV
- a CDS encoding alpha/beta hydrolase, giving the protein GVEYLRAVSVDVQGARRPALQLRFSAADTEDEVRRLFSSKAPARYAEAQALTGGFVTLPPESEPSNPEDLTRRMEQAGNGAQSVRLVSKNFTDGLWEAKYEISFAAPEGPQKIIYVLNYPESPEPLPVGLVLHGWQVSKDEPFVAELAKAVARQGYAVVRPDFRNHHGKMWNEQARVMDDNRNESSGEIADFKWGQSLEDVSRVAAALQAGTDLPRLTLEGALLFGYSYGGWTARTVAQAAARQTGGFNGLKVRAVFDFASPADPTASLFSIVKGRMVSQGLTSGAAFDKARELMDAWYQKPAAGGAWQGGLPWFLSASRPHNPIFERPFLRQVAHYYFIGQKDTILFGLQPMTDLVNAAAGRAVLSGAESRLTVIKGMGHFFTPEYRPAVVANVAGIAQRLRMSSAIPFSSSFPVQVLDLSKAPKPRPLKRGFDRLFPLHASARTRKLTAAALLEILRRHGLNQEHLGSDAKGFYVTVEKSIGGHVRQLSAVQADIEREYPGAYRFDTIPVLDRGDYQLQILRGSKKKSELRVQPGTFKLFHENKSAGVSYKILAEWQKDHDDPNSMFYILEKSGTHKRFVLKAFPESREWKLGGRFSGANLVSYEKVTDESGHRMLLSPLVPRSKLAESPGLAAKPHEAYLPQEVDDFIVTIDEKWGRSDPRYIDAWIRLLADSLAAQRQLTDAGFYFDDSFFPNLWVTDGARGHVRAMLGDADGVASLSAVPRKILADDYVFSIMIEEWAGFFLAHAGTDARFAPFKELLEQVDFSAVKTGAQLKRRLTAFETEVRRAAGFALKIKNRVELRGVDGEANGQVEMGTVWRVYHRQLLITRLRKEMAAGRLRELTVNGESILRNGEGVRPGLDRAFVASYVVRQMPMDHFPFEYEWRNEGASLAIRRKPAAAWHFSGEEPPSRTELRSLEDVNPWNDAKEWDYIPGESGWDARKRRDAYLAKKEPLVRRHLEVLNGVEGAEKQIEKWLQVHGSTREWGFFLARRKDTGALRVIMDLMGTGTGAGAGPYGLGEYFPNQVLSYYMALRLLETGTQGEALEEIVAEGHTHIFSPGGIPFSPGDYGQNRYTSSSLVYMTGAPRPFFELAPVEIHDTALIARLEREGWQENRMWYGGGTSHYHVPSGDYLRHFMRNFEAAHFAVKSELRKVEAPRKAGRPGFEDKRIFVDYNDMAAHFSDAQIKEILFTAGEKHRSFLIVVYGVDVTQTLGNFLAGLKLPSLRATAADLPAAAREFTRGFAGERLHLSSAAGEISPQALAAALDENGKNRANLYALAYRDGEGGTLGVALKDLDRRLLAEYTEAGLLKKQLPDYMGFDEKGRIIVTDLRAAGAEAWQSAYESAIAFSRAA
- a CDS encoding BON domain-containing protein gives rise to the protein MKSKTQKLFLGTFLLCVAAGAGFAAVHGDDPASQETARKENQDPALQSEPRENALTPMDQSNAPADLALTQQIRQALMADASLSMQAKNVKVITIGGKVTLRGPVKDPLEKTHVESLASGVAGHERIDSQLEVA
- a CDS encoding septal ring lytic transglycosylase RlpA family protein translates to MKQKPWLMLLPALLIGVPLHLAQAQGMPLPLAYGAKLFPAPRPVRPFVANEAEKAFKPAPQKKTKKKPRRGMASWYSRNDRGVRGFTANGERFDDTKRTCASWHYAMNTRVRITNLENGKSVVCRVNDRGPSKRLKRVIDMTRAAFDDIGNPKRGLMRVSIEAL
- a CDS encoding sigma-54 dependent transcriptional regulator, translating into MNKTMLIVDDDTKIASLLVTRLRKQGHTAASVNNGTAAVTWAEENKPALVLLDVRLPDMNGLEVLKKILAAHPQTYVIMISAHADVQMAVECIKLGAYDFVEKPFEFLAFDAKVKQVFRQLELEEEVASLKKELGAAYKEKSLVGKSEGMKKVFQAIDLAAKSEISVLIEGESGTGKELVARAIHFNGLQKNGPFVAINCGAIPENLLESEFFGHEKGSFTGAAMRKIGKFEQAQGGTLFLDEIGELPPALQVKLLRVLQEREIERVGGTQPIPIHTRFMTATNQDLKKMVAEGKFREDLFYRINVFPISIPPLRERKEDIPELFTHFVQQRRAGKPLLEVEEGAFARLADHSWPGNIRELENFVERLLLVQGEHPHVVTEEDIENLGRGRAEARVEKTLPSLPSDRVKTLGETEKSILERALQETGGNVTKASQRVQMSRDTFYRKMKKYAIVK
- a CDS encoding response regulator; amino-acid sequence: MKNRILVVDDDALTLKLVRVRLEKMGYEIITAKNEREFWQHAFDPAITLIILDVCVKNRMGTDIHRSLLDFGMDKNIPVIFVTGLPKEELPSEWREEDKQPLYFQKPIDFDKLKQTIEHLQYLRELQDATGGPHAA